A single genomic interval of Aureliella helgolandensis harbors:
- a CDS encoding MotA/TolQ/ExbB proton channel family protein encodes MEDGAHRVPQLEPPTAGCTTSRNMGDRLMTARYSHGAPGSYRFRLCIPALCILAFSLGLETTPARGQAPAIPNPVRPGLTAQTTENSATATTGAATNPATGISQQELQQLAAEAAENRANSTAPTAGLQSSLNFLALLVEGGVLMIPIAIMSLLVVAVALERFFALRRGRLFPAGLRRELRRATAASVTEEFSPPLLFQASERYPSVAGRILQDVLLKLGRPIPEAEMTINESTQREADAMYNNVRWLTLAAAVTPLIGLLGTVWGMIIAFYNTTQLGSGMNKAEFLAEGIYVALVTTLGGLAVAIPAAIFAHYFEGRITKTLAKIDAEIRRLMPAIEALEGKSRYVMSPAGLVERKLSKAPPPPPATSPK; translated from the coding sequence ATGGAAGATGGTGCACATCGTGTCCCGCAACTTGAACCGCCAACCGCTGGCTGTACCACTTCGCGCAACATGGGTGACCGCCTCATGACCGCTCGCTATTCCCACGGGGCGCCCGGCAGCTACCGATTCCGATTGTGTATCCCTGCATTGTGCATCTTGGCCTTCAGTCTAGGGCTGGAGACCACGCCGGCTCGAGGGCAAGCGCCGGCAATCCCCAATCCGGTCCGTCCAGGCCTCACCGCGCAGACCACAGAAAATTCCGCAACGGCAACAACCGGCGCGGCGACCAATCCAGCCACCGGTATTTCCCAACAGGAACTGCAACAGTTGGCTGCTGAGGCAGCCGAAAACCGGGCGAACTCAACGGCCCCGACCGCGGGCCTGCAAAGCAGCCTTAACTTTCTCGCCTTGCTAGTCGAAGGGGGCGTGCTCATGATCCCCATTGCCATCATGAGCCTCTTGGTCGTAGCGGTAGCCCTAGAACGCTTCTTCGCGCTGCGACGTGGACGCCTCTTTCCCGCAGGGCTCCGGCGTGAGCTGCGCCGCGCGACCGCCGCCAGCGTCACCGAAGAATTTTCACCACCGCTCTTGTTTCAAGCCAGCGAACGGTATCCGTCGGTCGCTGGTCGAATCCTCCAAGACGTCCTGTTGAAACTCGGTCGCCCCATTCCAGAAGCTGAGATGACGATCAACGAGAGCACGCAGCGCGAAGCGGATGCGATGTACAATAACGTCCGCTGGCTAACCCTGGCGGCCGCGGTCACCCCGCTCATCGGCCTCTTGGGAACCGTGTGGGGCATGATCATCGCCTTTTACAATACAACTCAGCTTGGCTCGGGCATGAATAAAGCGGAGTTTCTGGCTGAAGGCATTTATGTTGCGTTGGTGACCACCCTGGGTGGTTTGGCCGTTGCGATTCCCGCCGCCATCTTTGCACACTACTTCGAAGGACGCATCACGAAAACGTTGGCAAAGATAGATGCCGAAATACGGCGGTTGATGCCAGCCATCGAAGCCCTTGAAGGAAAGTCGCGTTACGTCATGAGCCCAGCCGGGTTGGTGGAGCGAAAACTATCGAAGGCGCCACCACCACCTCCAGCCACTTCGCCTAAATAG
- a CDS encoding ExbD/TolR family protein, whose amino-acid sequence MAAQIKRGQVLSALSMTPLIDVVFLLLIFFLVASRLNQEDRELDVPLPSAANAMPMTVEPQELIVNIDQRGSLYVNGEYMQSEQFEQLLRKSVLDNPLGQSVMIRADRSVPLQTPVSVMDICLKCGAAYSLSIADDES is encoded by the coding sequence ATGGCAGCACAGATAAAACGCGGACAAGTACTGAGTGCGCTGAGCATGACGCCTCTCATCGATGTCGTGTTCTTGTTGCTCATTTTCTTCCTAGTGGCGTCGCGTCTCAACCAAGAAGACCGCGAACTCGATGTGCCGCTGCCTAGTGCGGCCAATGCGATGCCCATGACGGTTGAACCCCAAGAGCTGATCGTGAATATCGACCAAAGAGGCTCGCTCTACGTCAACGGTGAATACATGCAATCCGAACAGTTCGAGCAACTGTTGCGAAAATCGGTCCTTGACAATCCACTCGGGCAATCCGTAATGATTCGCGCCGATCGATCCGTACCACTCCAAACTCCCGTCAGTGTTATGGACATCTGCCTCAAATGTGGGGCAGCGTACTCCCTTTCCATCGCCGATGACGAATCCTAG
- the mutM gene encoding bifunctional DNA-formamidopyrimidine glycosylase/DNA-(apurinic or apyrimidinic site) lyase — MPELPEVETMCRGLRPLLGRRIADVTLPACRYRPIVIQPAIGTIQQQLVGGAIDQISRLGKRVVLHISPHVLVLQPKMTGLVSLELPPSHEHVRLQIDFKGQPRLRMLFWDRRGLGTVEMLLEEELHQRIVQGRLGPDALAITLAEFRQRLSSTSRAIKVALLDQKLLAGVGNLYASEMLHQARIHPARVCSSLSSKKTAALHAAMLEILLTAIEHEGSTLSDGTYRNALNDPGSYQNMHRVYDRAGELCPQCQRSKIVRIVQAQRSTFYCPTCQR; from the coding sequence ATGCCTGAGTTGCCAGAAGTTGAAACCATGTGCCGCGGTCTGCGTCCGCTCCTGGGACGTCGCATCGCAGATGTCACGCTTCCAGCCTGCCGCTATCGACCCATCGTGATTCAGCCAGCCATCGGAACGATTCAGCAACAGTTGGTAGGAGGGGCGATCGATCAAATTTCTCGACTTGGAAAACGGGTCGTATTGCACATAAGTCCCCATGTGCTGGTTCTGCAGCCGAAGATGACCGGATTGGTGTCGCTAGAGCTGCCGCCTTCCCACGAGCATGTGCGGTTGCAGATTGATTTTAAGGGGCAGCCACGCCTGAGGATGTTGTTTTGGGATCGACGTGGGCTGGGAACGGTCGAGATGCTGCTGGAGGAGGAGCTGCACCAGCGAATCGTCCAGGGACGCTTGGGGCCCGATGCGCTGGCCATCACTCTGGCCGAATTCCGACAGCGACTGTCGAGTACATCGCGGGCAATCAAAGTCGCCCTACTGGATCAAAAGCTGTTGGCAGGCGTTGGGAACTTGTATGCATCGGAAATGTTGCATCAAGCTCGTATTCATCCCGCGCGAGTCTGTAGCAGCCTGAGCTCGAAAAAGACTGCTGCCTTGCATGCCGCCATGCTCGAAATCCTGCTAACCGCTATCGAGCACGAGGGATCGACTCTGTCAGACGGCACCTACCGAAATGCACTCAACGATCCCGGTAGCTACCAAAACATGCATCGCGTTTACGATCGAGCTGGGGAGTTGTGTCCCCAGTGCCAGCGTTCCAAGATTGTCCGCATCGTCCAAGCTCAGCGGTCAACGTTCTATTGCCCCACCTGCCAGCGCTAA
- a CDS encoding AI-2E family transporter, which produces MSRLISFAVLIASIVAIGLLFYKVLIGFFVPVFLAAVLVVVFRPLHRWVLEKTGHRDRLAAVATTLLIMLTLMIPVGVVVSMAAVQGLRLIKDNNNPSVIRLRIETIRDSLGLQMPSYEDALEEVGVEIDKVIDNTNAPYVSGDNKALQDSGRRVKQALTRLQERIHVQSGADWDAQITELLEQAEAIGQPDEDDFVASKAAVQLRSQFGKLKTELLGGTIRSLAKEYANPTAESVRGMTETMVNYVRPRLLSITGATGAFMVKLILGSIILIVATFFFLYDGPSMIKSVMRLSPLDDSYEEELLLEFDRISRAVVLATVLSALVQGVTAGVGYYFASMDVLVLLVMLTTIFAMVPFVGPAVVWVPVCLYLGLYEGRIWAASLLAVWGVAVVGTVDNIVKAVVLHGQSQLHPLLALLSVLGGVQTLGPIGIVVGPMVVAMLQTLLSILQRELMHFEGQRVVFSTEGVSEEAVVSKSASAESVAAESPPTATAPASDASQAGASGEEARTEPDSLPKNQASSPPPKRGSRATRRTRSKKR; this is translated from the coding sequence ATGTCACGTTTGATTTCGTTTGCGGTGTTGATCGCGAGTATTGTCGCGATTGGACTCCTGTTCTACAAAGTGCTGATTGGATTCTTCGTTCCCGTCTTTCTGGCCGCCGTTCTGGTCGTTGTCTTTCGCCCTTTGCATCGTTGGGTGCTCGAAAAAACGGGGCATCGGGATCGCTTGGCAGCCGTGGCAACCACGTTGCTCATCATGCTGACGCTCATGATACCGGTGGGCGTCGTTGTCAGCATGGCCGCCGTGCAAGGGCTGAGGTTGATCAAGGACAACAATAATCCCTCCGTGATTCGCCTCCGCATCGAAACGATTCGCGACTCGCTCGGTCTGCAAATGCCCAGCTATGAGGATGCACTGGAGGAGGTTGGGGTTGAGATCGATAAAGTGATCGACAATACCAATGCACCCTACGTCTCGGGCGATAACAAGGCACTTCAAGACAGTGGGCGTCGCGTGAAGCAGGCGTTGACGCGACTCCAAGAGCGGATACATGTGCAGTCCGGGGCGGATTGGGATGCCCAAATTACGGAGTTGTTGGAGCAGGCCGAGGCGATTGGCCAGCCCGATGAGGATGATTTCGTCGCCTCCAAAGCGGCCGTGCAACTACGTTCTCAATTCGGCAAATTGAAGACGGAGCTTTTGGGAGGAACCATCCGCTCGTTGGCTAAAGAATACGCCAATCCAACGGCAGAAAGTGTCAGGGGAATGACCGAAACGATGGTGAACTATGTTCGCCCTCGCTTATTGTCGATCACCGGGGCAACCGGTGCCTTTATGGTCAAGTTGATCTTGGGCAGCATCATTCTCATCGTCGCCACGTTTTTCTTCCTCTACGACGGTCCATCGATGATTAAATCGGTGATGCGTTTGAGTCCGTTGGATGACAGCTACGAAGAAGAGCTGTTGCTTGAATTTGATCGCATCAGTCGCGCAGTCGTGCTGGCCACCGTGCTGTCCGCCCTGGTGCAAGGGGTTACCGCTGGCGTTGGGTACTATTTTGCGAGCATGGATGTCTTGGTCTTACTGGTCATGCTGACCACTATATTTGCAATGGTTCCCTTTGTTGGGCCCGCTGTCGTCTGGGTACCCGTCTGCTTGTATCTGGGGCTCTATGAAGGGCGGATTTGGGCTGCCTCCCTGTTGGCTGTGTGGGGCGTGGCCGTGGTGGGGACGGTCGATAATATCGTTAAGGCGGTTGTGCTACACGGACAATCCCAGTTGCATCCTCTCTTGGCACTGCTCAGCGTCTTGGGAGGTGTGCAGACACTCGGGCCCATCGGGATTGTGGTGGGCCCGATGGTAGTGGCCATGCTGCAGACACTGCTCAGCATTTTGCAACGCGAGCTGATGCACTTCGAGGGGCAACGCGTCGTCTTCAGCACCGAGGGGGTGAGTGAGGAGGCCGTCGTCTCGAAATCTGCGTCTGCAGAATCTGTTGCCGCAGAGTCCCCGCCTACTGCAACGGCTCCCGCGAGCGACGCTTCCCAAGCAGGCGCCTCTGGTGAGGAAGCTAGGACCGAGCCCGATTCCCTGCCGAAAAACCAAGCTTCTAGCCCTCCACCCAAACGCGGTTCACGCGCCACGCGGCGGACGCGGTCTAAGAAACGCTGA
- a CDS encoding lysylphosphatidylglycerol synthase domain-containing protein — translation MTPKRRISSTVKLALKCVVLSLVAWGIYHSVRNSTHQLQTQRTELRQQANQLREQAEVQQSTLSPAQQQALLQQAEVLETNADNFWKASPGGLVLAGVLYALGMLPASLYWRQCLLALGQTPDLLTTIWAYFYGNLGKYFPGKAMVLVLRVSALEKSGVQKIATSITIFMETLTMMAVGGAIAAICLILLDVELWLTLLAVGLLLVTFVPTYPPVLRRLIPKLQKNVAPQLVAQWVARAGWRLTIRGWLALTLTWLLFGASLLSVLLSLPSTEIASSSWFQLFLSSLGACALAVVVGFVSLIPGGAGVREVVLSTVLAPVVGPTAALCGALWMRIVWLTTELSTVGGLAAIRLLPSSTPLLPSSTPPGSPSD, via the coding sequence TTGACCCCCAAACGCAGGATCTCCTCCACCGTAAAACTGGCTCTCAAGTGCGTCGTGCTCAGTCTCGTCGCTTGGGGGATCTACCACAGCGTGCGCAATTCCACCCATCAACTCCAAACGCAGCGTACGGAATTGCGTCAACAGGCTAACCAACTCCGCGAACAGGCTGAGGTCCAACAATCCACACTGTCGCCAGCCCAACAACAGGCGTTGCTACAGCAAGCAGAGGTTTTGGAAACGAATGCCGACAACTTTTGGAAGGCCAGTCCAGGAGGGCTTGTGCTGGCAGGAGTGCTGTACGCGCTAGGCATGCTGCCAGCCAGCCTTTACTGGCGACAATGCCTCCTAGCCCTAGGTCAGACCCCCGACTTGCTGACAACGATTTGGGCATACTTTTATGGCAACCTGGGCAAGTATTTTCCGGGCAAAGCCATGGTCTTGGTATTGCGAGTCTCCGCACTGGAGAAGTCGGGTGTCCAGAAAATTGCGACCAGCATCACCATTTTCATGGAAACGTTGACCATGATGGCGGTCGGCGGAGCCATTGCTGCAATCTGCCTCATCCTGCTCGATGTCGAGCTTTGGCTAACGCTGCTCGCTGTCGGCCTGTTGCTCGTCACCTTTGTCCCCACCTATCCTCCAGTCTTGCGGCGGCTCATCCCTAAATTGCAGAAGAACGTCGCACCCCAGCTGGTCGCACAATGGGTTGCACGGGCCGGTTGGCGTCTGACCATCCGCGGATGGCTGGCCCTAACGCTCACCTGGTTACTGTTCGGGGCCAGTCTTTTGAGCGTCCTGCTGAGTTTACCAAGCACTGAAATTGCCTCTTCCAGTTGGTTCCAGCTCTTCCTCAGTTCCCTGGGCGCCTGTGCCCTGGCGGTCGTAGTCGGTTTTGTATCGCTCATTCCCGGCGGGGCAGGGGTCCGCGAGGTTGTACTCTCGACGGTCCTGGCCCCTGTGGTTGGTCCAACAGCCGCGTTGTGCGGAGCCCTGTGGATGCGGATCGTCTGGCTCACTACCGAACTATCCACCGTCGGTGGGCTCGCCGCCATTCGTCTTTTGCCAAGCTCAACACCACTTCTGCCAAGCTCAACACCACCGGGCAGCCCCTCTGATTGA
- a CDS encoding glycosyltransferase family 2 protein, with amino-acid sequence MNSDSPTAKVSIVVPVYNEQDSLAELVKRIADVARTHPLNYEILMVDDGSQDDSWKTIEKLAQEHAEVRGLKLRRNFGKAAALAAGFENSTSDLIITMDADLQDDPQEIPNLLAKLDEGFDVVSGWKKVRHDPWHKVFPSRLFNGLISWLTQVHLHDHNCGLKAYRRGVMDEVYLYGEMHRFVPVLAAARGFRVSEIVVQHHAREHGQSKYGFERFIKGFLDLLTVYFLTGYGNRPQHMLGTAGLFSFLGGATGLVLLTLLWIVTRVTPLEEIHLHSKAIFYYCIVALLLGVQLISIGFLAELFTAQNRPTHRPYSLAKDTRDSQSSDSEEGLAE; translated from the coding sequence ATGAACTCAGATTCCCCAACTGCCAAAGTATCCATCGTGGTACCGGTCTACAACGAGCAAGACAGTCTGGCTGAACTTGTTAAACGCATCGCCGATGTTGCGCGGACGCATCCCCTGAATTATGAAATTCTGATGGTCGATGATGGCTCCCAAGATGATTCTTGGAAAACGATTGAGAAACTAGCTCAGGAACACGCGGAAGTCCGAGGGCTTAAGCTACGTCGCAACTTTGGCAAAGCGGCCGCCTTAGCCGCTGGTTTCGAAAACTCAACCAGCGATTTGATTATCACCATGGATGCCGACCTGCAAGATGACCCTCAAGAGATCCCCAATCTGCTCGCCAAATTAGATGAAGGGTTTGACGTCGTCTCAGGCTGGAAAAAAGTCCGGCATGATCCCTGGCACAAGGTTTTCCCAAGCCGGCTGTTCAACGGCTTGATCAGCTGGCTGACTCAGGTCCATTTGCATGATCATAATTGTGGACTGAAAGCCTACCGACGCGGGGTCATGGACGAAGTCTATCTTTACGGAGAGATGCACCGCTTCGTTCCAGTTTTGGCCGCAGCGCGAGGTTTTCGCGTGTCGGAGATTGTGGTCCAACACCATGCTCGTGAACATGGGCAATCGAAATATGGCTTTGAACGCTTCATCAAAGGCTTTCTTGATCTGCTAACCGTCTACTTTTTAACCGGTTATGGAAATCGTCCTCAGCATATGCTTGGAACCGCTGGCCTCTTCTCATTCTTGGGAGGAGCCACGGGACTCGTCTTGCTGACGCTATTATGGATCGTGACTCGCGTCACCCCGCTCGAAGAGATTCACTTGCATAGCAAGGCCATCTTTTACTACTGCATCGTGGCACTCTTGCTCGGGGTGCAGCTAATTTCCATCGGATTCCTTGCTGAATTATTTACTGCACAAAACCGCCCCACCCATCGTCCCTACAGTCTGGCTAAGGACACGCGAGATTCCCAATCATCGGATTCCGAAGAAGGACTAGCAGAGTGA
- a CDS encoding WD40 repeat domain-containing serine/threonine-protein kinase, translated as MNKPDPLNALAVAAIDSFGKRNRKRSGQKVKVEEQLEKAAEQPTADDVGSRRDASHCIPGPRQPSPPLPCRIGRFRVESIAGQGGFAIVYCAFDEVLCRNVALKVVKRKTIADLEKVSFQIREAQAVARLSHPNIVPLYEVVEDADQFCLVSEYCEGVTLADWLEEHPGPCAPQVAVEIVQQLAAAIAHAHSRGLVHRDVKPENILLVPVERRVSSLELVPRLTDFGLVRDLRTPVDEKHDGLLGTLDYMAPEQIMLGPENHGAAADIYTLGVLLYRMLVGRLPHEGLNALGIIRSTCSDGIVAPRSLLPQVSRDLNAVCLKCLQKDPEQRYESAQLLAADLENWQQDRPVAARPQAFSERCFHGIRRAPIQAGLVLLIFVLSFVTALALAGLNRQLEVNSHKLQQAFGKAQDREWDARRNERKANELLIESEKHQLQAVNAVYQMEIPRGFKALARNCPCDALAICRSLATYVGDTIPLGIDYRILHGLASQDWVNLHQSERSIEEVVRVPNRPWVVSAGEAGQVWIHNYLTGEAVAEITYEAGTSIYALACSADGTKLAVGRAWSPDALRENSINTVCIERLDDFSVDESLVVLEGFDTTVESLAFSPDGTQLAIGTRYEPIQIRSLLPDQNTVVRTELAGPGGLLRRNESLSFMAGGKRLLVNRVKGTMSICHPESGEELRVWEMPNRPARWALSPDERWLACDVEATDNVEVYHFDKGLRSAPKLRFILTGLAAGKNFLDFSPSGERLAVGQANGAIAVWNLPIQRKGRNRKPVELEPFYDVVLHHASVTSIAMLSEDEIVSGAKMGSCVINRIPVARTRLAAASDLPTQCAALTPDGDHVYLGAHDGRLMRVDVDTSETTEVLPAQGSPLVYLSVAPNGKWLGVAWENGKTALLDRERQELCFEQMAQGEIERRPNPVGILFSGDSRRMLVANAIDVIQSWDLSAWPGDSRAANSPAPEKSPFPIDTLLLEREAESMQFSADGQLLIYGGRAEELRSVQLNDSAESILMSGPQNATSLHWDHSRELCWVGYRDGRVRTFDRQGNCVLESPLMSRSSFHTVGEGSEHASVTALTLSADGKYLFTGDSNGRLLLWNAAELKLIAELSDGQQAGQVNALQLSQDGKTLMYHQLKPDDSLGHGLNLVRM; from the coding sequence ATGAATAAACCAGATCCCTTGAACGCCTTGGCTGTGGCTGCGATCGATTCGTTTGGCAAGCGAAATCGCAAGCGTTCTGGGCAAAAGGTGAAGGTGGAAGAGCAGCTTGAGAAAGCAGCGGAGCAGCCAACGGCTGACGACGTCGGCTCGCGTCGCGATGCATCGCATTGTATTCCAGGGCCGCGGCAGCCCTCCCCTCCCCTCCCCTGCCGCATCGGCCGCTTTCGCGTGGAGTCGATTGCCGGACAGGGAGGATTCGCAATCGTCTATTGTGCGTTTGATGAAGTTTTGTGTCGTAACGTTGCGCTCAAAGTGGTCAAGCGAAAGACGATTGCGGATCTTGAAAAGGTGTCTTTTCAGATTCGTGAAGCCCAAGCGGTCGCTCGGCTTAGTCACCCCAATATCGTACCGCTCTATGAGGTGGTCGAAGACGCCGATCAGTTCTGCTTGGTTTCGGAATATTGTGAAGGGGTAACACTCGCAGATTGGCTGGAAGAGCATCCTGGTCCCTGTGCTCCCCAGGTAGCCGTTGAGATCGTGCAGCAGCTGGCCGCCGCAATTGCACACGCGCATTCGCGAGGACTGGTGCATCGGGATGTGAAGCCTGAGAATATCTTATTGGTTCCGGTGGAGCGTCGAGTTTCGAGTCTGGAGCTGGTTCCCCGATTGACCGATTTTGGATTGGTTCGCGACCTGCGAACTCCAGTCGATGAAAAACACGACGGACTGCTCGGGACGCTTGATTACATGGCGCCAGAACAGATTATGTTGGGGCCGGAGAATCATGGAGCGGCCGCGGATATTTACACGCTGGGGGTCTTGCTCTATCGCATGTTGGTTGGCCGTCTGCCGCACGAAGGGCTCAATGCACTGGGGATTATCCGCAGTACTTGCAGTGACGGAATTGTTGCACCTCGCAGCTTGCTTCCACAAGTATCGCGCGACCTCAACGCTGTCTGCCTGAAATGTCTACAAAAAGATCCGGAACAACGCTATGAATCGGCACAGTTGTTGGCCGCCGATCTGGAGAACTGGCAACAGGATCGCCCCGTGGCAGCCAGACCCCAGGCGTTCAGCGAACGTTGCTTCCATGGGATTCGTCGCGCTCCGATTCAAGCGGGGTTGGTCCTGCTCATTTTTGTACTCTCGTTTGTTACCGCACTGGCCTTAGCTGGGCTCAACCGGCAACTCGAGGTCAATAGCCACAAACTCCAGCAGGCCTTTGGTAAGGCTCAAGATCGTGAGTGGGATGCCCGGCGGAATGAACGGAAAGCCAACGAATTACTGATCGAATCCGAAAAGCATCAGTTGCAAGCGGTGAATGCCGTCTATCAGATGGAAATACCGCGTGGTTTCAAAGCCTTAGCACGCAATTGTCCCTGCGATGCCCTAGCAATCTGTCGCTCATTGGCCACTTACGTGGGCGACACAATTCCACTCGGAATCGATTACAGAATTCTTCACGGTTTGGCTTCCCAAGACTGGGTGAACTTGCACCAGTCGGAGCGTTCAATTGAAGAGGTGGTGCGTGTTCCCAATCGGCCCTGGGTAGTCAGCGCTGGAGAGGCTGGGCAGGTCTGGATCCACAATTACCTGACGGGAGAAGCCGTCGCCGAGATCACCTACGAAGCCGGTACGAGCATTTATGCCTTGGCTTGTTCGGCGGATGGGACCAAGCTGGCCGTAGGTCGCGCCTGGTCTCCGGATGCGCTACGAGAGAACAGCATCAATACCGTTTGCATTGAACGGCTCGACGATTTCTCGGTCGACGAATCCTTGGTGGTGCTTGAGGGCTTTGATACGACGGTGGAATCCTTGGCGTTTAGCCCCGATGGTACGCAACTCGCCATCGGCACGCGCTACGAACCCATTCAAATTCGTTCACTGCTGCCTGACCAGAATACGGTTGTCCGGACGGAGCTGGCGGGGCCGGGAGGCTTGTTGCGACGCAACGAATCGTTGAGCTTTATGGCGGGCGGAAAACGCTTGCTGGTCAACCGTGTGAAGGGGACCATGTCGATTTGTCACCCGGAGTCTGGCGAAGAGCTGCGGGTGTGGGAGATGCCCAATCGGCCCGCGAGATGGGCGTTGTCGCCCGATGAACGCTGGCTAGCTTGTGATGTGGAAGCTACGGACAATGTGGAGGTTTACCATTTTGACAAGGGCCTTCGGTCCGCCCCCAAGTTGCGATTCATCCTCACTGGTCTTGCAGCTGGAAAGAATTTCTTGGACTTTTCTCCCTCGGGAGAACGCCTGGCGGTCGGGCAAGCCAATGGCGCAATCGCAGTCTGGAATCTTCCCATCCAACGCAAGGGTCGAAACCGAAAACCCGTGGAGCTTGAGCCGTTCTACGATGTTGTTTTGCACCATGCTTCTGTGACTTCCATTGCTATGTTGAGCGAGGATGAGATTGTCAGCGGTGCCAAAATGGGAAGCTGTGTGATCAATCGAATTCCGGTGGCCAGAACTCGTCTCGCCGCAGCATCTGATCTGCCAACCCAGTGCGCTGCCCTAACACCAGACGGTGACCATGTCTATCTAGGTGCTCACGACGGACGCCTGATGCGCGTCGATGTGGATACCTCGGAGACCACGGAGGTCTTGCCTGCTCAGGGGAGCCCCTTGGTCTATCTAAGCGTTGCACCCAACGGCAAGTGGCTGGGAGTCGCATGGGAGAATGGAAAGACCGCTTTGCTCGATAGAGAACGACAGGAATTGTGCTTTGAGCAGATGGCTCAGGGAGAGATTGAACGGAGACCCAATCCCGTGGGGATTCTATTCAGTGGCGATTCGCGAAGAATGTTGGTAGCCAATGCGATCGACGTGATCCAATCTTGGGATCTGTCGGCATGGCCTGGCGATTCTCGTGCCGCTAATTCACCAGCGCCCGAGAAATCTCCTTTCCCGATCGATACCTTGTTGCTTGAACGCGAAGCAGAATCGATGCAATTCAGCGCCGATGGACAACTTCTGATTTATGGGGGGCGAGCGGAAGAGTTGCGTTCAGTCCAGCTGAACGATTCTGCGGAGTCGATTCTGATGAGTGGGCCTCAAAACGCAACCTCCCTACACTGGGACCACTCCCGAGAGCTGTGTTGGGTGGGGTACCGCGATGGACGCGTGCGAACCTTCGATCGCCAGGGCAATTGTGTCTTGGAGAGTCCGCTGATGTCGCGCTCTTCGTTCCATACTGTTGGAGAGGGCTCCGAACATGCTTCGGTCACCGCACTCACTCTCTCCGCCGACGGGAAATATCTCTTTACTGGAGATTCAAATGGCCGGCTGCTACTTTGGAATGCAGCAGAATTGAAATTGATCGCGGAACTTAGCGATGGGCAGCAAGCCGGTCAAGTCAATGCACTTCAGCTTTCCCAAGACGGCAAGACCTTGATGTACCATCAGTTGAAGCCCGACGATTCGCTCGGGCATGGCTTGAATCTAGTTCGCATGTAG
- a CDS encoding NAD(+)/NADH kinase yields MTTQYPWNSAAGAKPRVVVLASVNRARVRTELGRIERILAKSADIVAIDEDESFDFQKEKADLAVVLGGDGSILSAARRMCLQQIPVIGVNLGRLGFLAALGENELEAIWPEVCMGCYPIDEHAMLQCTIVRGWGASSESGVSESGYQLALNEASIMGGPPFSMLQIDLYVDDELASTYSCDGLIISTPVGSTAHNLSAGGPILHRRLEAVVISPISPHTLTMRPVVDRADRKFEMVIRQGHESVAAVFDGRVLGPLREGDCYRITRAPVSFQMISVPGKGEYKTLRDKLGWGGNPRVNKR; encoded by the coding sequence ATGACAACGCAATATCCATGGAATTCGGCCGCTGGCGCAAAGCCACGCGTTGTCGTGCTGGCGTCGGTAAATCGCGCACGTGTGCGGACGGAATTGGGGCGTATTGAGAGAATTCTGGCCAAATCGGCAGACATCGTGGCCATCGACGAAGATGAGTCGTTTGATTTCCAGAAAGAGAAGGCCGATCTGGCGGTCGTCCTAGGGGGGGATGGTTCGATCCTCTCTGCCGCCCGGCGGATGTGTCTGCAACAGATCCCCGTGATCGGGGTGAATTTGGGACGACTCGGCTTTTTGGCTGCTCTTGGCGAAAATGAGTTGGAAGCGATTTGGCCCGAGGTCTGCATGGGATGCTATCCCATTGACGAGCACGCCATGCTGCAGTGCACCATTGTGCGCGGATGGGGAGCCTCATCTGAGTCGGGCGTGTCAGAGTCGGGGTATCAATTGGCCCTCAATGAGGCGTCGATCATGGGAGGGCCGCCCTTTTCAATGCTGCAGATCGATCTTTACGTGGATGACGAATTGGCGTCTACTTACAGTTGCGATGGACTGATTATTAGCACACCGGTGGGGTCTACGGCACACAATTTGTCTGCAGGAGGCCCGATCCTGCATCGCCGCTTGGAAGCGGTGGTGATCAGTCCCATTAGCCCCCATACGTTGACCATGCGGCCAGTCGTCGATCGGGCGGACCGAAAGTTCGAGATGGTGATTCGGCAAGGCCATGAGTCGGTGGCTGCGGTGTTTGACGGTCGAGTGCTGGGCCCATTGAGGGAAGGGGATTGTTACCGCATCACGCGCGCACCCGTTTCCTTCCAAATGATCAGCGTGCCAGGTAAGGGCGAGTACAAGACGCTTCGCGATAAACTTGGCTGGGGGGGCAACCCTCGCGTAAATAAACGCTAG